From Caminibacter mediatlanticus TB-2, the proteins below share one genomic window:
- the nadC gene encoding carboxylating nicotinate-nucleotide diphosphorylase, which translates to MNLMEFQIVDFLKEVLKEDLARGDLARSIIKGKTTAIIKAKSEGIIAGIEYIKHFDKLADVKITTFKKDKEEYKNGDIILEIKGSAKDILSIERSMLNILQHASGIASNAYKFSKKAKNKIKILDTRKTRPLLRIFEKYAAKCGGVTNHRLGVDDCLMLKDTHLAMFNSIKEAIEKSREVIPFTTKIEVECETFEMAVEAMKAGADIIMCDNMNFEEIKKVVEYRNKNYPLILLEASGNVTLENIEEYIKTGVDAISSGAIIHQATFKDFSMKIKK; encoded by the coding sequence ATGAATTTAATGGAGTTTCAAATAGTAGATTTTTTAAAAGAAGTATTAAAAGAAGATTTAGCAAGAGGAGATTTAGCTCGGTCTATTATAAAAGGAAAAACTACTGCAATAATTAAAGCTAAAAGTGAAGGAATTATTGCTGGGATTGAATATATAAAACATTTTGATAAATTAGCAGATGTTAAAATTACTACTTTTAAAAAAGATAAAGAAGAATATAAAAATGGAGATATTATTTTAGAAATAAAAGGAAGCGCAAAAGATATCCTCTCAATTGAAAGAAGTATGCTAAATATACTCCAACACGCAAGTGGAATAGCAAGTAATGCTTATAAATTTAGTAAAAAAGCAAAAAATAAAATAAAAATTCTTGATACAAGAAAAACAAGACCTCTTCTTAGAATTTTTGAAAAATATGCAGCAAAATGTGGAGGTGTTACAAATCATAGACTTGGAGTTGATGATTGTTTGATGCTAAAAGATACTCACCTTGCAATGTTTAATTCAATAAAAGAAGCTATTGAAAAATCAAGAGAGGTTATACCATTTACTACAAAAATTGAAGTTGAGTGTGAAACTTTTGAGATGGCAGTTGAAGCTATGAAAGCTGGGGCTGATATAATTATGTGTGATAATATGAATTTTGAAGAGATAAAAAAAGTAGTAGAATATAGAAATAAAAATTATCCATTAATTTTATTAGAAGCCAGTGGTAATGTAACATTAGAAAATATTGAAGAATACATCAAAACAGGAGTTGATGCAATTAGTAGTGGGGCTATAATACATCAAGCAACTTTTAAAGATTTTTCAATGAAAATAAAAAAATAA
- a CDS encoding PhoH family protein translates to MLIEDFNFGLNHFLGIGNLDEFKKYIKEKFNHDLKPWDFVITNDGVRDLAYCYNPYKGIERIDNIPEVSKIRIKDAKIFTPLDIYQKCAIYSLKEAPATLLTGRFGSGKTLLATAMALSLTKKKIFITRPPIGISSDYDIGFLPGSKDEKMLEWAGGFLSALNFLYRDVKGQNYDSIKTKLFFEKFEIIPLNMIQGVSILEDEVLIVDEVQLITREYMSMILSRMSEGSKLFLLGDLNQTYSTIAKQDSGLFRLQQLMPHEAISWVDLKNIYRNKLTELAIKLLE, encoded by the coding sequence ATTCTAATAGAAGATTTTAATTTTGGACTTAATCATTTTCTTGGAATTGGAAATTTAGATGAATTTAAAAAGTATATAAAAGAGAAATTTAATCACGATTTAAAACCTTGGGATTTTGTTATTACAAATGATGGAGTTAGAGATTTAGCATATTGTTATAATCCTTATAAAGGAATAGAAAGAATAGATAATATACCTGAGGTTTCAAAAATTAGAATAAAAGATGCAAAAATATTTACACCTCTTGATATTTATCAAAAATGTGCTATTTATTCTCTAAAAGAAGCACCAGCAACACTTCTTACAGGAAGATTTGGAAGCGGAAAAACTTTACTTGCTACTGCTATGGCCCTAAGTCTTACAAAAAAGAAAATATTTATAACTCGTCCTCCTATTGGAATAAGCAGTGATTATGATATCGGATTTTTACCCGGAAGCAAAGATGAAAAAATGCTTGAATGGGCTGGTGGATTTTTAAGTGCTTTAAATTTTTTATATAGAGATGTAAAAGGCCAAAATTATGACTCAATAAAAACAAAACTTTTTTTTGAAAAATTTGAAATAATCCCTCTTAATATGATTCAAGGTGTTTCAATTTTAGAAGATGAAGTATTAATTGTAGATGAAGTTCAACTAATTACAAGAGAATATATGAGTATGATTTTAAGTAGAATGAGTGAAGGTAGCAAACTATTCTTACTTGGAGACTTAAATCAAACATATTCAACTATTGCAAAACAAGATAGTGGTCTTTTTAGACTTCAACAATTAATGCCTCACGAAGCTATCTCTTGGGTAGATTTAAAAAATATTTATAGAAATAAATTAACTGAACTTGCTATAAAACTATTAGAATGA
- the nadA gene encoding quinolinate synthase NadA, with the protein MVEKIKSLLKKHNITIAAHYYQKDEVFYLANLTGDSLELAKKTANLDNPLIFCGVSFMGESAKILNPKIPVYMPKLASCSMARMAENELLQKNIEMLKNENIDFIPVAYINTTAKVKAIVGDLGGLTCTSSSAKNIIEKLPSNKKIFFLPDKNLGKNIANALRKSAKIIGEDGWQEADFILFDGHCSVHQLFMPEHIEFFKEKYPDIKIVVHPECSPQVCEMADFVGSTSQIINYVKEHKNERMAIGTEFNLVNRLKKEINPNIYILSSTKPECPSMNETTLKELYDLLVAIDEGKPYNEIKVDDEISKKAKKALDRMLELSK; encoded by the coding sequence TTGGTAGAAAAAATAAAATCTCTACTAAAAAAACACAATATAACTATTGCAGCTCATTATTATCAAAAAGATGAAGTTTTCTATTTAGCTAACTTAACAGGTGATAGCTTAGAACTTGCTAAAAAAACAGCAAATCTTGATAATCCATTAATTTTTTGTGGTGTGAGTTTTATGGGTGAGAGTGCAAAAATTTTAAATCCAAAAATTCCTGTCTATATGCCAAAACTTGCAAGTTGTTCTATGGCAAGAATGGCTGAGAATGAACTACTTCAAAAAAATATTGAAATGTTAAAAAATGAAAATATAGACTTTATCCCAGTAGCATATATAAACACAACTGCAAAAGTAAAAGCAATTGTAGGAGATTTAGGAGGACTAACCTGCACAAGTAGTAGTGCTAAAAATATCATTGAAAAATTACCTTCAAATAAAAAAATATTTTTCCTACCAGATAAAAATCTTGGAAAAAACATTGCAAATGCCCTTAGAAAAAGTGCAAAAATAATAGGAGAAGATGGTTGGCAAGAAGCTGATTTTATTCTTTTTGATGGTCATTGTAGCGTTCATCAACTTTTTATGCCTGAGCATATTGAATTTTTTAAAGAAAAATATCCTGATATTAAAATTGTAGTCCATCCAGAGTGTAGCCCACAAGTATGTGAAATGGCAGATTTTGTAGGAAGTACATCTCAAATTATAAATTATGTAAAAGAGCATAAAAATGAAAGAATGGCTATTGGGACTGAGTTTAATTTAGTAAATAGATTAAAAAAAGAGATAAATCCAAATATTTATATACTTTCATCAACTAAACCTGAATGCCCAAGTATGAATGAGACAACTTTAAAAGAACTTTATGATTTATTAGTGGCTATTGATGAAGGAAAACCTTATAATGAAATAAAAGTAGATGATGAAATATCAAAAAAAGCAAAAAAAGCACTTGATAGAATGTTGGAGCTTAGCAAATGA
- a CDS encoding chloride channel protein → MHVEGIDDKNFKAYLLNRLSLFFNTFLIGIIGSFTAAIFIYLLDLVTNFALKKIVGLEISKISSIFSISHDFNSLLLIVVITLGGLISGFLVYKFAPEAEGHGTDAVIRAFHRTGGYIRPIVVPIKIITSAITIGTGGSAGREGPTALFSAGVGSIYSKYKKTPLRLRRLYVLIAMAAGLSAVFKSPIGTAFFSIEVLYEKSKFSVDELIFILFGSLIAFIITGYFFGYSPIFNITSYEITSIDTYLLIIVFGIICGIFSLFIPNVFYYTRDFFRKLKVSPYFKPAIGAFFVGVIGVFFPQVLGGGYDIMQLGLDGKIVWYFALILIFAKLLAFSLTIGSGGSGGVFAPTLFVGVMVGVLFGHIFNENVSLFAILGMAMIFGGAARVPLASILMVSEMTGDYKLLPALLLGTIFTNITYVLLIKYFKNIKYKSLYEAQLLDENYSPFFQIDKIREILLCFRKKINIKPEEISDEKLLDLLEKGIPLKIGDKALFFGVLTKDFTLRNEDGDKYISNLLVVYVFRDGKWIHPVETDRLYRGDEVLLYGNVKDLIVIKGYFFPRSEKFSVLHKQHKALEKTIQQKIPTKEV, encoded by the coding sequence AATTTTGCTTTAAAAAAAATTGTTGGTTTAGAAATAAGTAAAATATCATCAATTTTCTCTATCTCACATGATTTTAATTCTTTACTTTTAATTGTTGTTATTACACTTGGCGGGTTAATATCAGGATTTTTAGTTTATAAATTTGCTCCCGAAGCGGAAGGGCATGGTACTGATGCAGTTATTAGGGCTTTTCATCGAACAGGAGGTTACATAAGACCAATTGTAGTGCCAATCAAAATTATAACTTCTGCTATCACTATTGGCACAGGAGGGTCTGCAGGTAGAGAAGGTCCTACTGCATTATTTAGTGCAGGAGTTGGGTCTATTTATTCAAAATATAAAAAAACTCCTTTAAGGCTTAGAAGGTTATATGTATTAATTGCAATGGCAGCAGGGCTTAGTGCAGTATTTAAATCCCCTATTGGTACAGCATTTTTTTCGATAGAAGTTTTATATGAAAAGAGTAAATTTTCTGTTGACGAGCTTATTTTTATATTATTTGGTTCTTTAATAGCATTTATAATTACTGGATATTTTTTTGGGTATAGTCCAATTTTTAATATAACTTCTTATGAAATTACTTCTATTGATACATATTTGTTAATAATAGTTTTTGGGATAATTTGTGGAATATTTTCTTTATTTATTCCAAATGTTTTTTATTATACCAGGGATTTTTTTAGAAAACTTAAAGTTTCTCCTTATTTTAAACCAGCAATAGGTGCTTTTTTTGTTGGAGTAATTGGTGTTTTTTTTCCTCAGGTATTGGGTGGTGGTTATGATATTATGCAATTAGGACTTGATGGAAAAATAGTATGGTATTTTGCACTAATTTTAATTTTTGCTAAGTTATTAGCTTTTTCTTTAACGATAGGATCTGGTGGTTCTGGGGGTGTATTTGCTCCTACTCTTTTTGTTGGGGTAATGGTAGGAGTTTTATTTGGACATATTTTTAATGAAAATGTTTCTTTATTTGCAATTTTAGGTATGGCTATGATATTTGGAGGTGCTGCAAGAGTACCTTTGGCTTCTATTTTGATGGTTAGTGAAATGACAGGAGATTATAAATTATTACCTGCGTTATTGCTTGGTACTATATTTACTAATATAACATATGTTTTGTTAATAAAATATTTTAAAAATATTAAGTACAAAAGTTTATATGAAGCTCAATTATTAGATGAAAATTATTCTCCATTTTTCCAAATAGATAAAATTAGAGAAATATTGCTTTGTTTTAGAAAAAAAATTAATATAAAACCAGAAGAAATTAGCGATGAAAAACTCTTAGATTTATTAGAAAAAGGTATTCCACTAAAAATAGGGGATAAAGCACTTTTTTTTGGAGTATTAACAAAAGATTTTACTTTAAGAAATGAAGATGGAGATAAGTATATATCTAATTTATTAGTCGTATATGTATTTAGAGATGGTAAATGGATTCATCCAGTTGAAACAGATAGATTATATAGAGGAGATGAGGTATTGCTATATGGTAATGTAAAAGATTTAATTGTAATAAAAGGCTATTTCTTTCCAAGAAGTGAAAAGTTTTCAGTACTTCACAAACAACACAAAGCACTTGAAAAAACAATTCAGCAAAAAATTCCTACAAAAGAAGTTTAA